The DNA sequence ACTTCATTAAGGGTGCCTGAAAAGATGAGATATATTTGTATCGacgagaagtgaaaaaaaaaagcttacaaAAACACTTGATTATTAACTTACCATCCTCATTTTCAGAAATACTGATGGCAGCATACCTTAAAAAAGAGTATATAAAGATGAGTGCTAGAAGCACAtgcaaaaaagatcaaaaaatgAAGAGGAACGTGACTAATTGATGATGCTGTCTTCTCCGTTGTATAGTActtacttcttctttttcagTAGAAGCATGGACTTGAAAATGCCATCAATGTCGATCTCAAGTAATCGGTAAAGCTTGTTCACCTCATTTTTCacctaaaatacaaaaaacaagGCCACTGTTACATtacagttttataaataaataatgctttaaaggtagcacatccacttAGTAGTTCacttcttcgtctacctgattcctcgtcgaattggaatttggaaatgttggttgtTGACGACAGGGGAAAACAGGAgcacccggagaaaaacctcgacgccgggatttgaacccgggctaCATAAGTGGGAGGCGCATTGGTGCTCCTTCCTGGCTCCCGAATGAGATAATAGTAAAGCACAAGCTTGCTCAATTAAGAGTTTACTTTTTCCTTCTACTGCAGACATAAATGTAGATCATTTGATACGCTAATTCGAGgcttatttgaggtgggcgctaattcgaggttggccGCTTATTCGAATTAAAAGGTAATTTTGTATTAATTTTCCAGTTAGCACCATTTTTATAAGAACCTTCTTGGCCTTGCCTTGAAAAACGTAGGTTCTTATACGTCGGTTTTTACTGTATCGCTCCTATGATTTAACCCCTTCGAAGACCTGAAAGTACACGCACCTTGTTGCCTATCTTGCGGACTTCAGCGAGATCATTAGAATTCGTGTTGATCATAATGGAGTCTGTATCACCATAAATCACATCAAGACCCATctaaaaacaatataaacgaTAAGTTAATGACATGAGAACAgtttggatcattatacgttttagggaaactgcctacctacccctcccataagccaacattttgcccttagtgagaagtaagtgttaatgttggcttagggaaggggcaagtgggcagtttcccagaaacgtatgatGATCCCAAAGGTTTATTGATCAAAAGTCCAGACACCATGGAAGAACTAGTTATAGGCATTACAGAAGAACTTTAACTCTTCAGTGCTCTAATAAAGctgaactaatttttctttctaaaaataCATATGTTTGGCCAAGTCACCAATATTATGGTCAGACTCGGTCAAGAACGCACTGCGCATCTTTACAGAAAATTGTCCATGGTGGGCGCATGATTCGAAGGTAGACTGTTTACTGCCGTTCACTGcaacaatagggaacttaagcaaagacgacggcggtggcaacgagaacgtctgacgttctcgttgacatcgccgtcgtcgtcgcTTAATAAGCTCCCTAGAGACCTTAAGCGACGACGAGGACCACATCAACGAGAACAGCATAAAAGCAATagctttagggcctgtttacaggggggtgggggaccccagggaGGTGAGGTTatccgcctgtccatataatctctcattttaacttgatcacgtttacatgataggtggggaacccgccgcatgttacctcacctacctggggtccccaacctccatgtaaacaggctcttagattggcaaaacaaaaactctgagcgtgatcacgcttttttgtacattttttgccGTCGTTGGACAGCTCCAACGTGAAAGTgcataatttcacgttttgtcgaggacgggaacacaagacaacaactttctttttcttttcctgaactttggtACAGTTCTTTGGAATTCAACTCcgaaaaaatcgccaaaattttataaaattgaaagagttggaataagagcgatgaagtttgaagcagcgcggaTTCACTTTTCGGGTGAaattttcgctgccgttgcggtcttcgttgcttaaactccctaattaTATTCTGTTGGTGCGGCAATTTACTTCCGCCCAAAATAGATAAACATTTTATTCATCAGCATGAAACTgaagggccagttatttaaacgaaaattagccagtgtttaacaaaaccgcgttctaagccattttcagtttgccgaacGCTTTAATCTAAGCACCATCTATCGTGAACAATTTCATGAAAGCTTATGGcttagactagaaaagcatttttcttcttgaataatccactaaggaagagatctggaggtgcAAAGATCTcctaaaccgcggtctaagttagacttcgtttaaataaccgacccgtAGTCTTTGGCATCAACCTCGTCCGGACATAACGTCTGGCAACAAATAAGGTTGTCTGATGATGGACTGCTATTTGAGAAAGTCTCTTACGTTTTGAACAAGTTCCTTGGTTTTCATCAAAATCTATAATGATAAAGAAatgtgtaaaataaaataaattagtaACATTAGTTTGTAAACGACAGTCTTCACTATCGATGGAACCCTGTAACTCACAGGGTCCCATCGACAGGACCAAAGACAGTGCCcgtatagagaggagaagtgtgacgtcacgttaccatggtagcactatttctggttgacaacaaaaccaacgacgatggtgacggcaaggagaacggcaaaaaaataaaatgtttacattaacaaacaacaactttgcacgtgaaccacgctattttgtacatttccttgccatggttgcaccactacgacatgaaaacttcctaatttcacgagcccgcttCATCTAGTAATATAcatgaacacaacacaaaaattttcacttcctttttctaaacttagataatGATAGATGTGgcccaaagaaaatttcgccaggATTTGCCAAATTtaatgaaactgaataagatcggtgaagtttgaaatagtgtgAATAGatttttaagtgactttatcggtttgttgtcatccaaaaattttgctaccatgatatacggacacctcgttatCACGGACAGTTTTCCTTGTCCCGGGGGAACGTAAGCCCtcacattttctcaaaattcaaCCCGGTTAATACGTCTAATACGGACAGCCCTTTAAGTGCCCATATTTGCGGGGTTTGACCGTACTTTAAGGGTGAAAGAGGTATCCCTTTCTGAaggagccttcccgtataggccattatagggagtgcccccccccccccccccgggggcaAAACTATCAAATGTATCAAAAACTATGGATAAGATAAAACGGGCGACCACATGACCTCCTCTGGCAATAAAAAGATCACTAACGCCTTcgattttgaaagaaaatgccATGGCAAAACAAAAGGTCTTTGATATTGTTTACTTTCCGGAAGATTTCAACTTCTAAATTTGCATTTAATAAGTCAGGTAAAGAAACACAAGGTATAATAAATGAATTTAAATAGTTACCCATCACGGAGCATGAAGAATCGTTTACTGATATTTTATCGATTTGCTGTAAAATCTTTGCTCAAGAAAGCTGGAGATGAAGGCAATTTtaaaggtttttgaaaactgaaacaaaGCACAATGGTATAACTCATACGAGCACTCTGAACTTTTCTCGTGACAATAATGGAATTTGGTCGAGTTCTTTTGAAAGGCAATTAAACTTTAATTGCGAAATGTCCAATTGGTCAAGTCGTGCAAATAAATAACAAGGGGATTAAATATTTCATTGACACTGGTGCAATGATTAACTGCTACAACGCGTACAGTTGACAAAAAATATCGGGTATGCAACCAAAGCGAGGAGCTGAGAAGCTATCCGTTtaatcaacaaaacaaaaaaagctgcaGAAGGCACGAAGTCTTTGAGTGGCACTTGAAGAAGCAGATGTTTTGAAAGtatctaaaaatattttatcaatACTATGTTGCATCGCCGTTATACGTCCATAGTGGAAGAACCCGAAAGTGGTGAAACCAGCTTACCCGAAGGTAAGAGAAGTGGTAGGCTTAATTCTGTCGCTACGGTAGGACTTAGTTTACGGTAAAGCTTTCTTTATTTAAGGGCAGTAGCTTGAAATAGGCATCGTCTGATTAACAAAGCTGTGGTCGACGGTACGCTCAATTAACCCGTGCTTCGTTTTACGGTATTTTCAAGCTACACAGAAACGAAAGACGTCGAGAAAAGGTTTTGAGGTCAAACCAGAGAATAGAATTCGGGACCAGTCTCGTACAGAAGGccgcgcactaaccaactgtgatAGTCCTACTGCGATAAACAAACAGCATTCATATCTCGGTTAAGATACAGCTCATGACTGTATAGCGACGAATTTCTAGGAAGTGTAGGTTTATACTCTCGAAAAACAGGTTTCCAGGCCGAGCAGTCGGTGCTTCCCTGTGGTGCTGTGCCACTCGGGTTTCCAAAACAGTTTTAAGACTTTATGATTAAGGGAGTTCTTCGATGTTTGAACCTGAACAAGAAAAAAGGCGTGAAAACATAAAACCCTTGTTAACCCTTAACGGGCTCTACTGAGATCAGCATGCAATTCTCCACACTCTGTTTCGTACATTTCCTATGGTATTAATgtagagaatttgttttaataatCAAGACTTTTTTCAGTTGTTGATTATTTCTGTTTTCTCGTGACCTTTAAGTTTGAGAAGTAGTATTATTTCATGAAACTAAAATCCTTACAGTACTGTATTAAGCAAATAACGTTTTTGGAAAAGCTGGAGAAACGAAGGTTTCTTATAAGCGGGTTTTACTGTACTGTAACACTGCATACCAATGTTTGCAAAGTCAAATGTTGTTATCTAGGTGAAAAATTGGTTTACATTTCAAGGTATAACAAACGCCCGTAAATAAACTTactttagtttttattttagtgtttgcttacttatttttatatttcagaGAGAAATCTCAAAGAAACAACAGACGACAAAAATCTCAGTTTTACCAAAACGCGAAACAGCGAGTCCTCCAGCCGACAATCAGCGACGAGTGCCCGATTGTCGACCTCGGAACTCACCGAAAACACACTGGACGAATCGGAAAGCGATCGGCTTTCGTTGTCAGAGGACGAAGATTTATTCGCCGAAGAGGCCGAAAACAAGTCCCAAAGAAAAGACAAGCGGGCGTCAAGTAAACAAAGCAACAGTTACCTACACCGAGCGTCGAAATACGAAGAAGAGATCTTGAAGTCAGTGAAATTAACTCCTGATCAAATTCGTGAGATAAAGGAAGCCTTCCATGTTTTTGATAACAATGGCGACGGATGTATTACCGCCACAGAACTGAAAAAACTGGTCACCTCGCTTGGTTATAATATAACAGAAGCAGAGCTTATGGATATGATGAATCAAATAGGTAAACTGAAGTATGAAGGTTGCGCCAGCTCTCTGTCGTTATCTTCAAAAAACGCTTTGAGTAACGTCGTTCatattttgggaaaaaaaaagtacataaCATACTGAGATAGAAAAACTTAGGCAATGCTTACAATAAACCGGGAAGCTTTtccgccggcacgaaaaccataccggatagggacTCTGTTCACACAGAAGAACGGTGATTTCTACGCGATTTCTCTGACTGAGCGAATCTGCGCCACGCGGATCTCTAAactggagagtcacatatcgcaTAGTGTTCACAGTATATCGGACAGCCTTTTGTGTCGACACAAAAAGCTCTTCGGTATAGTTTAAACATTGccttacaagaaaaaaaaccgcGCGAACATGAATGCTAACCAACACTGAACGACCAAAATGTCCAACCATcggggttgggggtgggggagggaaaaGACCCCCCTCTCTGCTTACCAcggagcttgttcgcaggcgTAATTTTCGTTCCTTAACGAGCCACGGCGCGTCTCTATCGTTTCGTCAGAATATTTATCTCGGACTAATTCGCCACCAATTACATTTTCCGTGTCTGTCGATGAGATCTGGGGACTCTTAAGTTCTGATTTTACGTTTAAAATATGTTCTTGATGTTTCGTTTTTAGATGCAGACGGTAACGGCGCCATTGACTTCCCAGAATTCCTCGCATTGATGACAAAAAATCTAGAAGACTGTGATCCGGAAGACATTTTACTGGAATCTTTCAAGGTGTTCGACCGGGACGGTAGTGGTTTCATAGGCGTTACTGAACTCGACCGAGTCTTCAAGCTGCTCGGTCAAGACTTCAAAGATTACGAGATCGAGGCCATGATAAAGGCCGCTGACGTCGATGGCGACGGGCTCGTAGGTTGGGAAGACTTCACAAAAATGATGAACGTTTGAATGGATTGGACATTTCTAGCCTGAGATCAGGCTGTCCATTTGGGGGAGTCTCGAGAAGTCACGCAAGAGACGCACGCGAAAGGAAACTCGGGCGCGAGGGCGCGTTGTTTCGCGTTTCGCTTCGCTCGCCATAACGggagagcttgctggcaggcAAGGACATTACAACGAAAAAACGACGTGACCTTGAAGCTTAAGTTATTACATACTACTGAAGTATTATGGAAAAAAGTATAagatacaaaacaaaattaaaatatgtcgAATATGTAGAAATCTGTGTACTTTCTAGCCAGCAAACTAGCCTGAAATATTTCGTCAGCTTGGAGGTTTATTTTCCAAAGTTATCGAAACCAATTTTTTCTCAGATTTCTATGGAAACGacgaaacaaataaaatttctcTCTGCATGGAAAACGTTCATTGggattttctaaaaaaatccTTCCACTACTCCTTTCTTAgcggagggggggagggggtgggggggcgtTGCGTTTCTTGAGGGGACAAAAAGGGTTGCGCGGGGGACTAGGGTAAACGTCATTTAAAGAATTTTTCACAACTGACGATTTGACTTACGTTAAGAATAATTCCGAGCaactttttgttgaaaaatggcgAAGACAAGTTTTGAacgcttaaaactttttttttaattaagtcCCAAAACAATGTATCTAAATCTAAAGCATATCTAGAAAGCATCAAATTTTAAACACTGAAAATAACCCTTTTCTTTCGTTTTACAGCTGTGTACTATTCTAAAAAAATTCCAACGATATTGGCTACGTGACcaattttcatttaattatcttttattttgccACCAGCTTTAACTCTTAAAAGAAACGATTCAATTTTCATAAGCTTGAAAACAAAAGCGAAGTCATGATGAAAGGCCAAAATCAGTACTTAGCCCACCTTCGGATCCAAGTAATTAACCTTCTTTTAAAAACCTGCATGTAAATCAGACGAACTAGGTCATCTTTTGTTGGCTTGACAATAGAATACGATGTTAACAATGTGCATCTCGTTAAATGCGAAACTCGTTTTGCGAATAAGACCAGCCGCCTTCTGCACGAATAAAAAGATATTCAGATAAAACAGAGCTTGCACTGAGGGCGATGTAGCACTCGTAATAGCTGTACGTTTTTGGCGATAGCCTCAAAATGTCAGTATTTAACAACCAACGACAAGCAAACATAAGAGTGGTTTTTCGCAAATTTGACAAAGATTCCGACGGATTTATAACTGTTAAAGACCTCATTAGCGTTTTCAGGGAACTTGGCGAGGATGTCAGAGAAGATGAACTGAGAGAGCACTTTCATAACGCAGGTAGGGGACATGGATGTGAAAAAAGGAATTTCGATAAGTATGATCTTTTACTGCGGCGTAAAAAGATGCAACTGTAAGGTCAAAAAGGTAACTGGTTACTTCTCAGCAAACCACATTATCGGAATCTTCTATCACGTTCTGATAACTATTAGGTCTACAAAGACATTTCCCAAGTTTTTAAAGTTAGACAATAGTTAAAAGCTCACAGTTTAGCAATTCCACTGACTGGCTAAGATTACTCTTTTGATCCTTACATAGTACACAACCGTGAGAGAGTAATTCAGGACTTCACTAGATAGAGACTTTTTCATCGACCTTGGATCATTACTTTTAAATAAATCATTTCGATCTCTTATTAAATCCTCTATCACACCCATTTCCTGTAATTACAAATGTAGGAGGGTCAAATAGGATAAACTTCATCTCACCTTCCAATATTAGAGCCAGTGTTGAAACCTACCCTCCCCAGCTACATAAATTACTGCAATTCTCTCCCCcttccatccctgacattttatgcccccccccccccatccccgcTCGAggttcacgtatttctagttatttttaaataaatcattTCGATATTTAGCATTAAACTGTCACGGTTCACAGTGATATGCCATCGAGTCAACTCGTCGCTTGAACAAGCTTCCTTTTTCTCGTTTATTTTCAGGCCTGGGACACCGACCAAACACGCTTATATCTTATGATATTTTTCAGCAGGTTTCCAAAAAGATCCTACGTGAATCGAGAAAGGAACGACGTCTCAAAAGAGTGTTTCAAGAGTTCGACACGGAAAAGAAAGGCTACATCGAAGGGCATGGGATAAGACGGGTTCTTCGAAGACTTCACATTGATCATACAGAGTCAGATATAGACTTAATGATGCAAATGGCAGATACAAAGGGAGATGGAAGGGTAGATTTTGAAGAATTTCTCCAGATTTTCAACGACTCAGATGATATATAAGAATTTCGCCATATACTATTGCTGCGGCTAgtgcagaaaaaaacaaatatgtttATTTTTAGTTGTTGATCGAGTTAATCAGATTGTCAAAAGGTGGGCAATTGTTTTCAATTCCAGAAcaagttgttttcattttggggATTATAGACAGGAAATTTGATTTCTCTAACGTTCAAAATTCtttaatagagtgttttcacatgacgtcacggcggccatattggtgtcccaaaacaatgaaacggcggccatgttggtgtcccaaaccagtcctgtgggagttgagttcctttcttatgcaaacgctttcttttgttccaataaatttgcatagatgctggccacgtgagtgaaaacactctatagtttGAATTGTCGTAAGATCTCTTAAGCTGTGAATGTTCAGGTAACCCGactaaaataaaacagtttaaacAAAGTTGGATTAACAAACCgagcaaaacttttaaaaggAGTCAGATTTGACAAAGATTCCGACGGATTTATAACTGTTAAAGACCTCATTGGCGTTTTCAGGGAACTTGGCGAGGATGTCAGAGAAGGTGAACTGAGAGAGCACTTTCATAACGCAGGTAGGGAACATGGATGTGAAAAAAGGAATTTCGATAAGTATGATCTTTTACTGCGGCGTAAAAAGGTGTAAGTGAAAGGTGTAAGCGGTAACTGGTTACTTCTCAGCAAACCACATTATCGGAATCTTCAACAACGTTCTGATAACCATTAGGTCTATAAAGAAATTTCCCAAGTTTTTGATGTTAGACACTAGTTAAAAGCTTACAATTCCACTGACTGGCTAAGATATTTTGATCCTTACATACAACCGGGAGAGAGTAATCCAGGACTTAACTATATAGAGACTTCTTAATCGACTTTGGATCATTACTTTTAAATAAATCATTTCGATCTCTGATTAAATCCTCTATCACACtcattttttgtaattacaCATGTGGGAGGGTCAAATAGGATAAACTACATCTCACCTTCCAATATTAGAGCCAGTGTTGAAACCTACCCTCCCCAGCTACATAATTTACTGCAATTCTCTCCCCATTCCATCCCTAACATTTTATGCCCCCCCACCCTGAggttcacgtatttctagttatttttaaataaatcattTCGATATTTAGCATTAAACTGTAATGGTTCACAGTGCGGATATGCCATCGAGTCAACTCGTCGCTTTAACAAGGTTCCTTTTTCTCGTTTATTTTCAGGCCTGGGACACCGACCAAACACGCTTATATCTTATGATATTTTTCAGCAGATTTCCAAAAAAATCCTGCGTGAATCGAGAAAGGAACGACGTCTTAAAAGAGTGTTTCAAGAGTTCGACACGGAAAAGAAAGGCTACATCGAAGGGCATGGGATAAGACGGGTTCTTCGAAGACTTCACATTGATCATACAGAGTCAGATATAGACTTAATGATGCAAATGGCAGATACAAAGGGAGATGGAAGGGTAGATTTTGAAGAATTTCTCCAGATTTTCAACGACTCAGATGATATATAAGAATTTCGCCATACTATTGCTGCGGCtagtgcagaaaaaaaaaaacaaatatgtttATTTTTAGTAGTTGATCGAGTTAATCAGATTGTCAAAAGGTGGGCAATTGTTTTCAATTCCAGATcaagttgttttcattttggggATTATAGATAGGAAATTTGATTTCTCAAACGTTCAAAATTCTTTAATAGTTTGACTTGTCGTAAGATTTCTTAAGGTGTGAATGTTCAGGTAATCCGactaaaataaaacagtttaaacAAAGTTGGATTAACAAACCGAGCAAAACTTTTAACAGGAGTCAGAATTTTAAGGGAAGTACAATAAAAAAGCTAcagaaataatgaaaaaaataatattatgtaaACTTCTATAGCACTCCGCTCTcatcaattaattttttatagcCCTGAAAAATCAAGTGTCCTACGACTTGGGGTCAATCAAAACTTTTATGCTTTCAGATGCGAAGATATGATGCCGGCTTCGACAACTTGAAATTAGTATAAGGTGGTTTCCACACAAGGAAATATaactttttttgatttttttaaaaaaataattttgcaaaaaagtcATCGCactcaattcataaataatGTTAGACAGCTGGCATACTTTCTTCtcaaatgaaaaaaggaaatttgaaacaacgtttgatagaaaaacaaaattgagaaGGAAATAACACAGCAGGCATTTACAGTCCGTCAGTGGTCACAAGTACTTTTCTATGTCATTTCAAAACTAATGaatgaaaaacgaaacaaaGCTCTTATGGCAACTACTTGACGTTATTTCcaccgcattttttttttcacgtaaCATGGCAACAAGAAACAGCATCGCTAGCGGACCGTACAAGCGAGGTTGTCACAGAaagaccaatcagaacacaaaTAAATACGCAGCTCGTGACAAGCGCGGGAAAATCTATTGGTGAGGGTTTTACCAAAGTCCAAGGCCTTAACAATACTCCCTAGATAAATAGCTGTTCAGCTATCTCACCTTTGAAATAGAAATTCGGGAAATTCCTCAGCGAAAATTAGCGATTCTCCCTTTTTTCGGGTCTCAGATAGCGGTTATAGTTCTGGCACTCCACGCGCGTTTCATGGCACGACTTGCGGGCAAGTCTAAAGTTCGCGCAATGTAGAAATTGGTGTAGACACAACCTACTGTCTCAATAGAGACCTAAAGATACACCGTTTCCGTGTACGGCGACGGGTGAATTACCCTTACCCCTAGCCGTAAAGACGGGGTATACTGTCTCATACCCTGAAAGAAACGCCGACTAGGCTACCGGTAAAGTTACTGTAATAATAGACCTCAGATAAGCCGTTTCCGAAGCACTGTTAAGTCGGGCAAATTACCCTTACCCTACCCCAAGAGGTAAACACAGGTGTAACAAGTCTTACCCCAGAGAAACGGCCAACCATCCGGGTTAAGCGTTAGGACCAATAAACACCGATTACTTAAATCATAGTCCCCTTTTCTAGTATAAACAGACGACAAAAACGACAGTTTTTTTACGGTTCCTTGCCATGTTTTCTAGCAAGCGAACGTACGTCTACCTAAGGCTCGTGCactgttgttgtccttaattgtccgcttttttttttgcctccaTTATTTTCCCTTTCGCGATTGCATGTTAATGTAGagcagtagaacctcgatataatgaacatctatataacgaagtccttggtataacgaacgatttactttaccccagtaatagtaaaataccgtaaatcctctattaagccccccccccccccttttcagaggaggaaagttaataagcccccccacccctctctattaagccccccctcccccaatccttattcttcacaaaacaattaacgattaacgtggactgatcagttatggtttattcaggctggAAGTTCATAATGTTTTTGGTCTTCGGCCGCATAACCTCCAACTTCATGtccttaactttctcaactttgcgctctggttctctgtggagaattgTCATTATTTTCTTATAGTATTATAGTATCATGAATTTTGAAGGCTGTttatataaaacatttaaatgtaagagataaaaaatgtaaatataagAGGAGTTTTCGAGAGATTTTCGTTTGTAAGTTGTGTACGAGAAATCAATACAAGTAACCATTCTCATAAATATTACCGAAGAACATAAGGCCgaaagcacatttttgaagaataagaattttgtttttgttacttttaggctcccacaagtgaattaaatacttttgacagtgactgtAATTGTACAACGCGTAAGTGTACTCTGTCTTATAccacggtatttttgctacaggtgatgCGTTTCACTAAATTAAAGaagcccccctctcttttaagcccccccctctctattaagccccccctcaaaagtgcttgaaaaaaataagccccggggggcttaatagaagaTTTACGGTATATGGAAAagtacctcgatataacgaaacctcgttatagcgaacaaatttgccagtcccttggcacttcgttatatcgaggtttcactgtatcgTTTTATACGGCAAACttagtaaataaacaaataaacaacaagTCTAATGGTTGTTAAGATTTGCTTGTCTTACCTCTCGCCCTTTGCTTGTTACGAGAGCGGCCAGAGGTTTGGCGTAGAAACGAGAATGTGAAAATCCTAAGCAGCCATACATACTGGAAAAAAACGAAGCGGATGAATAAAGGTGATGTTTCAacagacgattcgcaacgacgaacgttagcacaacacagcgttgcaacattgtttcgaatgcctgcaacattgttccaacatcgcaacgctgtgttgcactaaaagtcgtcgttgcgaatcgttccgTGTAACTTTCAGGAACATTTAATTGTCaggctatttgctatctttagACGCTTACTTTACCTCATATTAAGTACATTTAGTCTGTACACCAGACCAACGTGAAAAAACGTTGAATAAAAAGGCCCCAAAAAGatactttttgacaaaaatagttgAAAAGTACACTGACTTGCATTatgttttaatttatatttgaatGAGACCTTTCCGTTATATCTACATCTCATTTACCTGTTGGCAGTTAATTTCAAAGCCTTCTGTCTGATATCGtactgaaacaaaaacaaaggtcTTGGTTATAAACAGGTTCCCAGAAAAATCTACTTGCGGGTGAGGGGTGAAGGGGGTTAACCCTACGTGCTAGATCTCTAAACTGTAAA is a window from the Porites lutea chromosome 10, jaPorLute2.1, whole genome shotgun sequence genome containing:
- the LOC140951209 gene encoding neo-calmodulin-like, which produces MSVFNNQRQANIRVVFRKFDKDSDGFITVKDLISVFRELGEDVREDELREHFHNAGLGHRPNTLISYDIFQQVSKKILRESRKERRLKRVFQEFDTEKKGYIEGHGIRRVLRRLHIDHTESDIDLMMQMADTKGDGRVDFEEFLQIFNDSDDI
- the LOC140950495 gene encoding uncharacterized protein; translation: MLHRRYTSIVEEPESGETSLPEERNLKETTDDKNLSFTKTRNSESSSRQSATSARLSTSELTENTLDESESDRLSLSEDEDLFAEEAENKSQRKDKRASSKQSNSYLHRASKYEEEILKSVKLTPDQIREIKEAFHVFDNNGDGCITATELKKLVTSLGYNITEAELMDMMNQIDADGNGAIDFPEFLALMTKNLEDCDPEDILLESFKVFDRDGSGFIGVTELDRVFKLLGQDFKDYEIEAMIKAADVDGDGLVGWEDFTKMMNV